GGAAATCCGTCGCGGGTAACACCACGAAAATCCATATGGCCGTTGATGCCTGCGGGCTGCCTATTCATTTCTCGGTCACCGGTGGTGAAGTCCATGACTGTAAAGAAGCGCCGAAATTAGTGGCTAAACTGCCTTTGGCTGACTACACGGTCGCTGACAAAGGCTATGACAGTGAACCTCTAAGGATTCAAATTCGAGAGAAAGGGAGTGTGCCCATCATTCCTAGAAAACAGAATTCAATCGTCGGGAATGACGGAATGGATTGGTGTCTCTACCAATATCGCCACCTCGTTGAAAATGTCTTTGCGCGATTGAAACATTTCAGAGCCATCGCGACGCGATATGACAAATTGAAACGCAATTTTGAAAGCGTTGTCGCTTTGGCCTGCGCTTTTATTTGGTTACCCATGTAAAACGGCAACAGCCCCTAACCAAAGCTGGCTTTTTGAAGTGGACTGAGATCGACGCTCGGAATGTAGGACTTCTAATCAGCTCGGTAATTTTGTTAGTATACAAACGCTATATCATCTGTTTTGGCGAGATATACAGAAACCATTTAGTTACTTGTTAGAGCCTACAATATTCATCCTATGGACACAAAGAAGATTGCCTCCATCGCTGGCGACGTTGCCATTGAGTTTTTTGTCCCCGGTTACCTGCGGGCGGCCTATACAGCGCTCTCGAAGTCACGTGAGGATGTTGATGCCGCAGAATCAAAAGGAGTTGCGAGCCTTGAGGAAGAGGCGCGAAAGCAGCAGATCGTCATGGAATTCCAGGCTCATCAAGCCCGCGTCTCGCAAGAGCTGGCAATCGCCGAACGCATCGCAAACTCCGCTGAAGTCCAAATCGAGGAGTTCTACGATCTTTCAGGTAAGGGACACACCGGCGCGAAAGCCGACGAACAATCCATTACTCTTGGTATTGGCGCAGAAGGACGTAGGGTGACCAAACGGGTTA
Above is a window of Methylomonas koyamae DNA encoding:
- a CDS encoding IS5 family transposase, whose protein sequence is MPRQLFTDEYWNKFKAIMLSLGIYDKPSLRQTVEGIFYRMRVGCPWRDLPATFGKWNAVYKRFNAWSLQEKLMGIFRGLVVAPDLEWTFIDGSIVKAHQHSSGAAREQDAAIGKSVAGNTTKIHMAVDACGLPIHFSVTGGEVHDCKEAPKLVAKLPLADYTVADKGYDSEPLRIQIREKGSVPIIPRKQNSIVGNDGMDWCLYQYRHLVENVFARLKHFRAIATRYDKLKRNFESVVALACAFIWLPM